The segment TAATGCACGTCCTTTATTAACTATTTAATCATCATAGTATAAATTCATTTTTAATATCTTGTTAATTTTATCTTCATCACACATTCCCTTACGTACAATAACGGGTTTATCTCCGGTTAAGTCTATGATAGTGGAATATGTATTGTCCTTGATAACTCCATTATCGATATATATTGATATGTCATCCCCGAGTTGCTTGATTATATCGGGTATATTGTTTGGAGTCATGCTATTTGATATGTTGGCACTTGTGGTTGTTATCGGAAAATTCTTGGTTAACAAGTATGATATCCTATTGTCAGGTATTCTAACACCGATTATATCTGAATTGGATGTCAATAATTGTGAGACATTTTCTTTCTTTCTAAATAGCAGGGTATAGAATCCCGGCAGTAATGATTTGGCAATTTTTCTTTGAATGTGATTTATATCCGCGACAAGCTCCAATTGTTTAAAGTCATGCACACATACTGATAATGGTTTTTCATGACTTCTGTTTTTTACATCAAATACCTTGTTGATGGCATTTGAACTATGTATGTTGGATGCTATGCCATAAATGGTGTCTGTTGGATATA is part of the Methanosphaera sp. BMS genome and harbors:
- a CDS encoding L-threonylcarbamoyladenylate synthase gives rise to the protein MKIIKNPTSDDIKSIINELSNDNLVVYPTDTIYGIASNIHSSNAINKVFDVKNRSHEKPLSVCVHDFKQLELVADINHIQRKIAKSLLPGFYTLLFRKKENVSQLLTSNSDIIGVRIPDNRISYLLTKNFPITTTSANISNSMTPNNIPDIIKQLGDDISIYIDNGVIKDNTYSTIIDLTGDKPVIVRKGMCDEDKINKILKMNLYYDD